DNA from Thiomicrorhabdus sp. Kp2:
CGCTTGCGTGACACAACGAATAGCGGTGATTAAATCCAATTCTTTGTTCTCAACCAATTTTAATAACAGCGCTAATAAGGTTTCAAAACCACTGATGCCAGGTGCACTTTCCCCAAAGGGCAGTAATTTAGAATCTTTTTCTAATGGGGTATGGTCGCTAACAATAGCATCAATCACACCTGATTGTACGCCCGCTATTAAAGCCTTTTGATCTTTTAGGCTACGTAGCGGAGGCGAGACATTAAATAGACTGTTAAAGCCTAGTAAATCCATTTCTGAAAGGAGAAGTTGGTGAATGGCCACATCGCAAGTGACAGGAAGCCCACGTTTTTTAGCATCGGCAATCAATTCAACGGAACGAGCGCAGGATATTTGTGAAAAATGGGCTCTCACCCCAGACTCTTCCACCAAAATTAGATCTCTAGCGAGGGCGGCTGTCTCTGCGGCGGGTGGAATCTCTGGCAAACCTAAGCGAGAACTTACAGGACCGCTGTGTGCAACACCGCCATTTTTAAGTTGCTTATCTTCACAGCGCAACATAATCGGTAAACCAATAGTCACGTTGTATTCCAGGGCATTTTTTAATGTTAGTGAGTTTTGAACAGGTTTGTTGGCTTGGCTTAAAGCGATACATCCCGCTTGTTTGAGTGAGTAGGAGTTACTTAAACGTTCACCCTCAAGCCCTTGAGTCAGTGCGCCAATAGGCATAACAAATGCTGTGGCGGCTTGGCGAGCTCGACGTTGAATGAGCTCAGTTACTGCTTGCGAATCATTCACAGGCGCGGTATCGGGTGGACAGCAAATGCTAGTGATACCGCCTGCAACCGCCGCTTTGGTTTCTGATTCAATGCTACCAGCATAAAAACTACCAGGTTCACCCAGGCGAGCTTGTAAATCTACCAGGCCTGGTAGAATCCATTTACCCGTAGCATCAATTTCTTGGTCGGCAGTAAAGCCTTCTGGTAATTCATCGCCAATAGCGACCACACGACCACGTGATAGGTAGAGATTGGTGATTTTGTCAATGTTTTGACCTGGATCAATGATACGTCCGTTTTTGATAATGTGTCTCACAGCGTACCCCCCTGTGTTGCTTGCTCATCATCCAAATCTAATGAGGCTTGTTGCTCTTGTTCTAATTTATGTTGTGCGAGTTGGGCGGCATTGCTCATCAAAATAGACATAACCGCCATTCGTACCGCAATACCGTAAGTGACTTGTTCTAAGATTACGGATTGTGGGCCATCGGCCACGGCGGAATCAATTTCTACCCCACGATTAATTGGGCCTGGGTGCATAACAATTGCGTCTGGCTTAGCTAATGCTAACCGTTTTTCAGTAAGACCATAGAGTTTAAAAAATTCCTTTTCACTTGGAATTAAAGCACTGGTCATACGCTCATTTTGTAAGCGCACCATAATGACGACATCCACATCTTTTAAGCCTTCCTCCATATCGTGGTAAACATGCACACCCATGGCTTCGGGAGATTCTGGCATCAGTGTTTTAGGGCCAATTACGCGAATCTCTCGAGCTTCTAATATGCTTAGGGCTTGTATTTGTGAGCGAACCACACGCGAATGTAAAACATCACCAACAATTGCCACTGTAAGGTCGTAAATGTCGCCTTTGTGTTTACGAATGGTGTACATATCTAACATGGCTTGGGTAGGGTGAGCATGCTGGCCATCGCCCGCATTCATAACGTGAACATGGGGTGCTACATGTTGCGAGAAAAAGTGGGCTGCACCGCTTTCGGAATGGCGAATCACAAACATGTCAGCCTGCATCGCTTGCAAGTTCCAAAGGGTATCCAATAAGGATTCACCTTTTTTGGTAGCCGAGGTTTGAATGTCTAGGCTTTCTACATCGGCGGACAGGCGCTTTTCAGCAATCTCAAAAGTGGTGCGAGTACGGGTGCTTGGCTCAAAAAATAGATTCATAATGCTTTTACCACGTAGCAAAGGCACTTTTTTAATCTCATTTGTGAGTGGATTAATAAAGGATTCAGCGGTATCTAGAATCTCTGTTAGGTGGTGGGCTTTTAAGCCTTCTAACGTTATAAAATGTTTGAGTTTGCCCAGTTCATTTAGCTGAATATTGGGGCCAGCTAATTTCGCACTCATGCGGATTCCTCATTTTTCTCTAAAATGGTCACTTTCAACGGGTCAGGTCCCGTGAGTTTAATGGTTTGACTGCACTCTAAGCTGGCACCAAAAATATCGGCTTGAAAAGGCAGTTCTCTGCAGCCTTTACGGTCAAGCAGGGTGACTAAGGTGACGCTTGCTGGACGGCCAAAATCAAAAATTTCATTCAATGCTGCTCGAGTTGTGCGCCCCGTATAGAGGACATCGTCCACTAAAATAATGTGTTGGTCTTCAATATCCCAAGGAATGTGTGAAGGTTTAACCGTAGGGTTCAAGCCAATCTTAGAAAAGTCGTCTCGGTAAAAGGCGATATCAATCACACCAAGTTCATCACTAAGATTTAATTGCTCATGGATTTTTTGCGCGACCCACTCTCCACCCGTGCGAATACCAATCATTTTAGGAGATTGAGTAAAAATCGATTTTTGTTGGATTTGTTCGCAAATGCTGTTAATTAGTTTTGGAACATCAATGTCGAGTTCAGTCATGATAAAGTCTCAATTTTACGCAAAGCGTGGCATCTTTTGATGCGTGCAGTATTTACAAGCCTTATTGGGTTTGTAACCAGTTTTCTAATAAAATTTGTGCGGCGTGATCGTCTATGTGTTTTTGTTTTAAACCTCTCTGTTCTGCTTCAATAGAGCTGAGCTGTTCTTCAATATAAAACACAGGGCGTTGATAACGGCCATGTAAACGTTGACCAAATTTACGTGCAGGTTGGGTTAACGCTTGTTCGGTTCCATCGAGCCGCATCGGTAAACCAACAACAATAGCGGTTGGCTGCCAGGTTTCAAAGAGTTTAGTAATGTGTTCCCAATCGGGTTTGCCGTCTTTACTGTTTACAATCGTTTCCGGAGTGGCGGTTTGGGTAACCGTTTGTCCAATAGCGACACCGATGCGACGTAAGCCAAAGTCAAAACCAATAATGACCCCTTCTGGTTTGCTATTTTTTTTAGGCATGACCCGCCTCTGAGCTTAAAAATTCAGGTGAAATACCCAGTGTGCCTAAAGCGACTTCCCAGCGTTCTTCAACTGGGGTTTCAAAAAGTAAGCTGTGATTAAAAGGGATGGTTAACCAGCTATTCTCTTGGATTTCCTGGGCAAGCTGACCAGGTTCCCAACCTGCAAATCCTAAACAGGTGATAAAGTTGGGCGGGGCTTGATTTTCACTTAAGGCATTTAAAAAGTCTTCAGAAACCGTCATGCTCATATTGTCAGGTAAGTTCATAGAGCTTTTCCATTGCCCAAGAGAGTCGTGAAGAATGAAGCCGCGCTCCAAATCAACTGGACCACCAAGTAGTACGTCATTATTCAAAAACTCAGAGTGTTCAGGAATAGGTAAATCAAAATGTTCTAACAACTCTTTTATATTGAGTTTTTTGTGCGGCAAATTTATGACCAAACCCATCGTGCCATGTTCGTTATCTTCAACAATGTAAATAACGGTTTTTTCAAACCAGCTGTCATTTAACGCGGGCATGGCTATAAGGAAGTGATGTTCTAAAGAGTGTAATTGATTCATAAAATAAATTATAGCAGAGACTATTCTATGAAGCAGAGTCTAAAAGAGGTTAAGGAACAAAAAACACTCAAATAATTTTCACGGTTTAACCGCATGCTACGCTATAACAGTTTGATGCGTTTGGAGATCGCTTTTGTTTGAAAAATTTTGCCTGATTGATCAATGCAAAAGGCTTGTGTCACACCCATTGCTTGAGCGATTTTCAACCAATTTTCAGGCCCTGCAATCAGTAGAGCGGTGGCTGCAGAATCAGCCGTTGTTGCATCGGAATGAATGACCGTTACGGATGAAAAGCTATTGGCTGGGTAACCCGTGTTTGGATTGAGAATGTGTGAATAACGTTGCCCTTGCCAATCAAAATAACGCTGATAGGTTCCAGAGGTGACGATACTTTCGCCATCGTTAAGAGCGATTTGGGCGATAGCTGTTTCAGGATTTTTGGGGTTCTGTATGCCAATTGACCAGGCCTGGTTATTTTTAGTGCCAATCACTTTCATATCACCACCAATACTGACCAGTGCATTTTTAATGCCCGCTTCCTCTAGTGTGTTTAAGGCCATATCAATCGCTAAACCTTTAGCGTTTCCGCCAAAATCGAGCTGTACATATTTATTTGAACTAATAAGTTGATTGCCTTCAAAAGAGATATTGGCAATGCTGGGTTTGTTATTTAACCAGGCCAGGATACGCTCTTTGGTTGGGGGTGGGCCTTGCCACTGTTCGGAATGGAATCCCCATAACCCAATGAGACTGCCGATGCCTGGATCAAAAAGCCCTTGGCTTTGTTGGCTGAGTTTTTGAGAAGTTTCAATAAAATCTTTAACGGATTGTGGCACCTGAATGGGTTTTTGATGGCTTATGGCTTGGTTGATTTTACTGACAATGCCACCTTTTTCCCATGCGTGCCACTCTTTATGCATCTCTTGAAAAGTCGCTTCTACTTTTGCAATGGCTTGCTCGGCATTTTTTTTGTGTTCGTCATAAACCACTATGTCTACCAGGGTGCCAAAAACAACAACCGTGCTTTTGGTCGGTGTGGTTTTTTCAGGCTGACAACCCGTGAGCAGTAGTGATGATATGTATAGAGTCAATAAAAAAAGATAACGCACAGTGAATCCTGTTAGGTGATTTGCGAAAAATTTAGAGAGCCTATCTTATAACGCCATGGTTAAGCTGTACATTCAATTTTTAACTAGAATCGACCGCCAATAAAGACTTTGTAATAAAAAATATTAATCATAGGAATATGAAATTAAATAATGAAAGAGGGCATTTGTGCTGCGTGGCTACCAAACTTGGTGTAAATTCTGCTGATGTTTTTGGAATGTTTTATGTTAACCCGATTTAATCGAATACCAATGATGAGTATTAAATCAAATCTCTTTGAGCCTGGAAGAACTTATGGATAGACCTGTTGTAGATAAAGAAATAGACGTACCTGAAGGGATAACCATTGTTTCTAAAACGGATTTGCATGGCACCATTACGGATGTAAATGAAGCGTTTGTTCGTATTAGTGGTTATTCACGTGAAGAGTTAATTGGCCAACCGCATAATATTATGCGCCATCCAGATGTGCCTAAAACGGTCTTTAAAGACCTCTGGCAAACTTTAAAGTCAGATAAGCCTTGGGTTCAATTAGTTAAAAATCGATGCAAAGGTGGCGAGTATTATTGGGTTGAAGCCAATGTATCACCGATTCGAGAAAACGGTACAGTGATTGGTTTTTTGTCGGTGCGCAGGCGGATTAGCAATGCACAAAAAAAAGCGGCAACAGAATTATATAAACAGGTTGAGGCAGGTAAAGTCTCAATTAAAGACGGTTTTATAGAAACTTTATACAGCCGATTTTGTTTAATCAATCGTTTTAACCCCATTATGGTCTTGGTTGGAATGATTGTCATAATGAGCATTGTTGGTATTTTGGATGCGCTTGAGTTAGTGCGTTTTCCGTGGGGTGTTCAGTTAGTTGTCTTTACCCTAATGTTAGGGTTAGCTTTATTTGTGAGCAGTCAGTTAAAGAAACGCGTTAATGGGTTTTCTCATCTGCTTAAAGGGATGGCTGAGGGTGATTTTAGCTTGCAAACGGTCACTATGGGAACTTCTTGGGTTTCTTCATTAGCCAGTGATATTAAAAAAATGCAGGTTCAGATGGGCGCGAGTTATGAGGCGAATAGGGCGCAGTTAAACTACAACTTACGATTAACCTCCGCTTTAGATAATGCTTCCAATTTTATTATGGTGGTCAATCGAGATAATAAAATTATTTTTTATAACCAAGTGCTAAAACGATTCTTTAATAAAAATAATGGCAAGTTTCAGTCTGAATATAGCGGGTTTGATGGCAATCAACTCAAAGACCACTCTCTTCTTTTATTTAATCAAACAGCTTCGTTAGACCCGTTATTTACTAATAACTTAATGGAGACAATAGATAAAGAGGTCAGTTTGGCAGGCCTCACTATTAGAGTGGTCAAAAACCCAGTGTTGAACGATCGAAATGAGTGTATTGGAGCCGTGTTGGAGTGGACCGATTTAACCCAACAACGTAAGATTGAAAAAACCTTAGATAACGCCTTAAATATAGCGGCTAGAGGCCATATGGATGTGACGATTGATACTGAAGGCTTAGATGGTTTTTATCTCTATTCAGCCAATAATATCAATAACTTATTAAAAAGCCTAAATAGTACGATTGAGGATGTGGTTAAGATACTGGTGAATCTAGCCAATGGGGATATGCAAGGTCGTATTGAAAAACCGCTAAGTGGTACTTTGGATGCCATGAAAGGGGCGACAAATGTCTCTTTGGATAACTTGTGTGGCATTATGTTGCAGATTAAAGAAGTCTCTAATGCGACTTTACTTTCGGCGAAAGAGTCATCAAATGCTGCAATGGATCTGGCGGAACGTACACAAGTGGCTACCGAGACGCTTCAAGAAGTTAACACAAGTATGAGTGTGATTAATGATATGCAAGCGAGTAACAGTGAATCGTTATCAAGTGTCGCTCAACTGGCAAATAATGCCATGGCGCTTAACCAAAATGCACGAATTGCCATGGATGACTCCATCCATGCAATGCAAAGTATTTCAGAAACCTCCGAAAAGATCGAGGCGATTATTGGATTAATTGATGGCATCGCTTTTCAAACCAACTTATTAGCGTTAAATGCTGCCGTAGAGGCCGCACGAGCGGGTGAGCATGGTCGTGGTTTTGCGGTGGTGGCTGGAGAGGTTAGAAACCTGGCAGGCAAGTCTGCTGAAGCCGCTAAAGATATTAAACATTTGATTCAAGAGTCTGGTAATAAGGTTAAAGAAGGTTCTGACAAGGTGCAAGCGACCCATGCCGTTTTTACCGAAGTAGATGAGGGTGTGTCACAAATTGGTAGCACGCTCTCTCAAGTTGTGGTTTCAATCGAAGAACAACAGCGTAATGTTACTCAGATTACCCATGCAATTAAAGTACTGGATACCAACCTACAAAGTAATGCGACATTGGTAGAGGAGTCTACGGCAACCGCTAGAGGCTTAAATGAACAAGCAGGTATCCTCAACTATGAAGTTCAAAAGTTTAAGTTAAATTGCGACCCTAAACATGAAGACGGTGCGCTTAATCGAGAGGTTTATGGAGTAAATTTAAGTGAGATACGTCAGCAGATGCGCTTATGGAAAATTAATGCCCAATCGTATTTAAATGGCGTTAATGTCTCTTTTAATGAAGAGACAAGCTTAGACCCAACTAAGTGTGCAGTAGGAATGGCATTAAAACAGATTTTGCAGGCTAATGCTTCTGTGGAACAGTTAAATGTATGGCGTCAAATTGAAGATTTACACTATCGTCAACATAAAGCGGTTGAATCGATTTTGGAGTTACGTCGTGATGGTGGTTTAACGCTAGATAAACTGGAGTTGATTGATGAGTTAATTGTGGACTTTGAGAGTGTGACTGAACAGTTAGATACCTCTTTAGGTGAGTTGGAAAACGCGATTGTTCAACAGTTACACTAAATCGATTCGTGTAGCAGGGTCTCCATATTTGGTGATTGATTAGTCAGTATTGTAAAAAAAATTAACCACAAAGACACAGAGACACGAAGGTTTAAAAAGAAGTATAGCGATGAGAAATAACAGCGTTTATGTGTTTTAATTCATGCGACATAGATACTTTATTTATAAGGTTTTGTAACGAATAACGAATAACGAATGGCGATTAGTACGGCTATTTTCTCAAATTAAACTGGTGTTAGACTTTAGAATTCTTCGTGCTTTCGTGTCTTCGTGGTTATCAGTCAATTATTGAGCTAATTGCCCTTCAAGGCAATCAAATAAAGTGCCAGCAATATTGAGGTGGAATTGACTATCAAGCTCGCGAATGCAAGTTGGGCTAGTCACATTAATTTCAGTAATGTAATCACCAATCACGTCTAACCCCACAAAATAAAGCCCTTTGGATTTTAATACGGGTGCAATTTGCTGGCATAACCAGCGTTCACGTTCGGTGATTTCCATGCCAACGCCCGTACCACCTGCGGCAATATTGCCACGTGTTTCGCCTTGGGCAGGAATTCTGGCCAAGGTGTAATCAATCGGTTCACCGTTAATCAGTAAAATACGTTTATCGCCCGCTTTGATTTCTGGCAGATAGACTTGCGCCATAATGTGATGCTTGCCATGTTCGGTCATGGTTTCAATAATGACACTGATATTTGGGTCATCTTTGCGCACTCTAAAAATAGAGGCGCCTCCCATCGCATCAAGTGGCTTTAAAATGGTGTCTTGATGATCTTGAATAAAACTTTTTAGTTTCTCTGCTGAAGCGGTGACTAAGGTCGGAGGAATGCACTCGGGAAACCAGCTGGCAAAAAGCTTTTCATTAGCGTCACGTAAACTTTGTGGTTTATTGACCACTAACACGCCTTCCGCCTCGGCTTGTTCAAGTATGTGGGTGCTATATAGATAATCGTTTGTAAACGGTGGGTCTTGGCGTATAAGAATAATATCTAAGGTATTTAGGGCGATATCATGGGAGGCGCCAAAACCATAAAACTGCTCTTCTTTTGCTCTATCCCAAACTTTAAGTTCGCTCGTCATGGCAAAGGCTTTACCATTTTTTAAATAGAGGTCTTCAGGCTGCATATAAACCAATTCATGCCCACGGCGCTGAGCTTCTAACAGCATGGCAAATGAACTGTCTTTATGGGGTTTAATGCCTGAAATGGGGTCCATTACAATGCCAACACGGTAAGCCATGAATATTTCCTTTTTACTCTAACGGTGGTAATTGCTTAATGATTAAATGGCGTTGATATCAGGAAGCTGACCTTTTGAATCGGCAATCTCCCTTGCCGCCGCTAATAAGGCTAAACGAGCAATAACTCCATAGGCATAAAAGCGATTTGGGCTCGCGTCTGGGTTTTGGTTTTCATCGGGCAATACACAAGATTCTTCAAAAGAGAGTGGTTCAAAATGCATACCAGGCGAATTTAAGTTATCGGTTGCCGTTTTACCTGTATGAACACGATAAAACCCACCAACAACCTGACTACCAATCATATAAACCACAGGTTCAGCTACGGCATCATTAATGGTTTCATAGGTGTATACACCTTCTTGAACCAACATCTGCTCAACTTGTAACCCTTCTTTAACTGAGGCCATCTTATTACGTTGTTTACGGTTTAAATTTAAGATGTCTTCTGGGCTATAAACCGACATAATGGCCATGCCGTAAGTACCACTGTCCGATTTAACGATGACAAAAGGTTTGCAGTCGATATGATGCGTATCGTAATAACTTTGTGTTTTTTCAAGTACGTTATTGACCGCTTGCGCTAAATCTTCCAGGCCTGTACGGTCTTTAAAGTTAATTGGGCCACAGGGGATTGACATGGGGTTAATCAGCCACTGGTCAATATTGATGAGTTTGGCAAATGATTCAGTCACATCGGAATAGTGTGCAAAATGTTCTGTTTTATAGCGATTTGCCCAGCCCAGTTCCATGGGGGGTAATAAGGTTTGTTCAATACCTTCTAAAATTTCTGGACGACCAGCAGATAAATCATTATTGAGTAATACGGCACAAGGGAAAAAGTTTTCAACACCAACACGATTACCTTCACGAACCAGCGGTTTTAATATTAAGACATTGCCAGAGGGTAATTCAATTACCATGGGGGCATTTAATTCAGGGTTTAGTGAACCAATATGCACTTCGTAGCCAGCATTTTCTAGAATGTTTTGTAAGGCATAAAGGTTTTCAAAGTAGAACATATTACGAGTGTGGTTTTCTGGAATAATCAGAACACCGTCAGCAATAGGGCAAACCTGAGTGACTGCATTTTGTGCAGCATGTACAGCAAGTGAGCGTAAGTCAGGGTGTAAGTTGTTGAACCCTGCTGGAAAGAGATTGGTATCTACTGGAGCCAATTTATAGCCCGCATTACGTAAATCAACCGAACCATAAAATGGAGCGGGGGTGTTTTTAAACTGTTTTCTAAACCAAGCTTCAATCTCTGTTCGGTGAGATAAAATTTGCTCTTCTAACTCGAGCAGAGGGCCGGTTAATGCTGTTTGTAAATGTGGCACTTGGTTTGTTGATGGCATGTGAACATCTCTTCATCTATTGTGGGTCGTTCAAATTAGAACGACTGGCTCTGTAAGAACTTTGCACAAGTGTATGCTTGCACATAGGTCTCTAGGTATAAGTTATGACTTATTATACGCAGTTTGAAATAAACGATTTTAAAATCTAACCCTCGTTGAGAGAGAATTTATACGATGATTTCTTCAGTTTCACTTGAAATGGCTTGGTCTTTACCAAGTTGCTTCGCTTTATAGAGGTAACTGTCTGCTCGAGCGACAAAATCCAGAATAGATTCTTGCTTTTTCAATGTAGCTACCCCGATGCTAGCGGTTTGTGTAAAACCTTGCTCAAAAGTGAGTTCTCTGATTTTTTGTAATAGTTTATTGGCAAGTTCAAGTGCCTGTTGTTGGTCTGAAGAGGGGCAAATAATCATAAACTCTTCGCCACCCCAGCGCCCAAGCGTGTCGGATTTACGAATGTGTTTGCTCAAGTGTTCACTGACTTTTATGAGTACTTGATCCCCAATTAGGTGCCCATATAGGTCGTTGATCTGTTTGAAATTATCCAAATCTATCATTAATAGACTGAGGGCATTGTTGTAGCGCTCACTTCTACTGACTTCCTCTTCTAAGATTTGATCGATATGCTTTCTATTAAAAGTGCCTGTTAAAAAATCAGTCGTTGAGAGTGTCTCTAGTTTGTCGTTTGTCTGTTTTAAATCAGACTGGATGTCAAGAAGCTGTTCATTGCTCTGTGTGAGTTTATTGTTTAGCTGTTTGAGTTTTCTGTTATAAAGCAAAATCATTAATGCGACTATGAGGATGGGTATCAGAATAAAAGTAACCCTGCGCCACTCTATTTGAGTTTTGTAGTCAATTTGTAGCCAAGAGTTACTTAGTTCAGAGTGGGTTTGAGCGTCCATACTGTCAAATGCTTTTTGTAGAATCGATTGTAACTCTGGCCAGTCTTTACGAATAGCCATAGAAACATCAGCTCTAAAAGGCGTTTCGCCACTGATTTGAATATTAGTAAGTCCATCCTCACGGATGTGATAGCCGACAACCGCAATATTATCAACATAACCAAAGGCTTTTCCTTGAGATACAGCTTCTAAACCTTGTTTTGGGTTGTCTACTAATAACAGGGTAAGTTTCGGGTAGTTTGCGGTTAATAGTTCTTGAGCGGCATAACTTTTGACTACGGCAATAGTAGCGTTGTTGAGCGATGTTAAATCTTTGATATAGTCTTGCCCTTTTTGGGTGGCAATGACCATGGGGAATTTAAGATAGGGCGAGGTGAAATTCAAATATTTTCTGCGCTCAGGTGTATTCACAACAGCTGAGAACATATCAAGTTGGCGGTCTTTGACCTGCTGTACCGACTGCTCCCAATTGAGATTGGTTTCTGGAATAAATTTAATCCCAGTAAACGAGTGTAAGTATTTAAAATACTCATTGGCAATGCCTTGATACTCACCTTTATCGGTTACGAAGTCAATGGGAGCCCAGTTTGGATCAATGGCGACTTTTACCGTAGGGTGCTTTTTAAGCCAGGTCACTTCTTGTTGAGAAAAGGTTAACTGATGTATTTCTTCGTGATAGATGCCTTGAGAAAAATCGAGTTTATTATTGATTAAGTTGTGTTTGATAAACAGTTTTTCTATATATTTTAAGCGTCCTTCATTTAAGGTTCCGATAGGTGTTGAATTGGGCTGTATTGCTTCTTCAATGACATTGGCTTCATAAGCCAGGTGTTCACGACTTTTGTCCACTTTTAAGTCGTTAATGATGTAATCAATAAGTTCTTCTTTATGGTTAAGTGCATATTGCCAGCCTTTGATAGAAGCCCGTTTAAAACGTTCAACTCGTTCTGGGTGTTTATTACGTTCATTTAGATTGGTAAATAACATGTCTCCATACAAATCAACCCCATAGTTCATCGGATTTAGGATGTTGATTTTTACACCTTTTTTAAGAAAAAAGTAAGGTTCATTAGATAGGTAACTCGGGTAAGCTTGAACTCGCCCTGTGAGTAACATTTCAGGTCCCGTTTTAATCATTATCCGCTCAAGGTTAGGGACAATGTTATTGTGGTTCATCATGGCTAATAACGGAAATCCATCAGTATCTTTAGTGTAAAAAGCGATG
Protein-coding regions in this window:
- the gshA gene encoding glutamate--cysteine ligase, whose amino-acid sequence is MPSTNQVPHLQTALTGPLLELEEQILSHRTEIEAWFRKQFKNTPAPFYGSVDLRNAGYKLAPVDTNLFPAGFNNLHPDLRSLAVHAAQNAVTQVCPIADGVLIIPENHTRNMFYFENLYALQNILENAGYEVHIGSLNPELNAPMVIELPSGNVLILKPLVREGNRVGVENFFPCAVLLNNDLSAGRPEILEGIEQTLLPPMELGWANRYKTEHFAHYSDVTESFAKLINIDQWLINPMSIPCGPINFKDRTGLEDLAQAVNNVLEKTQSYYDTHHIDCKPFVIVKSDSGTYGMAIMSVYSPEDILNLNRKQRNKMASVKEGLQVEQMLVQEGVYTYETINDAVAEPVVYMIGSQVVGGFYRVHTGKTATDNLNSPGMHFEPLSFEESCVLPDENQNPDASPNRFYAYGVIARLALLAAAREIADSKGQLPDINAI
- a CDS encoding diguanylate cyclase, with the translated sequence MRKSSILNRWLLLCFSLSWVFTSPTLLANTSEDVVSKAQQTPHNKPALEPVSLQLKWLHQFQFAGYYAAKIKGFYEEEGLDVTIKPRDTFVNNIEQVMNGESEYGIADSIIMLYLSKGAPLSIVAPIFQHSPQVFITLKSSGVNSLYDLEGKNIAFYTKDTDGFPLLAMMNHNNIVPNLERIMIKTGPEMLLTGRVQAYPSYLSNEPYFFLKKGVKINILNPMNYGVDLYGDMLFTNLNERNKHPERVERFKRASIKGWQYALNHKEELIDYIINDLKVDKSREHLAYEANVIEEAIQPNSTPIGTLNEGRLKYIEKLFIKHNLINNKLDFSQGIYHEEIHQLTFSQQEVTWLKKHPTVKVAIDPNWAPIDFVTDKGEYQGIANEYFKYLHSFTGIKFIPETNLNWEQSVQQVKDRQLDMFSAVVNTPERRKYLNFTSPYLKFPMVIATQKGQDYIKDLTSLNNATIAVVKSYAAQELLTANYPKLTLLLVDNPKQGLEAVSQGKAFGYVDNIAVVGYHIREDGLTNIQISGETPFRADVSMAIRKDWPELQSILQKAFDSMDAQTHSELSNSWLQIDYKTQIEWRRVTFILIPILIVALMILLYNRKLKQLNNKLTQSNEQLLDIQSDLKQTNDKLETLSTTDFLTGTFNRKHIDQILEEEVSRSERYNNALSLLMIDLDNFKQINDLYGHLIGDQVLIKVSEHLSKHIRKSDTLGRWGGEEFMIICPSSDQQQALELANKLLQKIRELTFEQGFTQTASIGVATLKKQESILDFVARADSYLYKAKQLGKDQAISSETEEIIV